One window of Elaeis guineensis isolate ETL-2024a chromosome 11, EG11, whole genome shotgun sequence genomic DNA carries:
- the LOC140852606 gene encoding phospholipase D beta 1-like: MYKCFNKTMQMMYETIYGALKEVGLEDTYEPQDYLNFFCLGNHEVSDPNHFSDGGLKSANTPQVLAKKNRRFMIYVHSKGMIVDDEYVILGSANINQRSMEGTRDTEIAMGAYQPQHTWARKLSGPHGQIYGYRMSLWAEHTGTLEECFTRPESLECMKRVRDMGEQNWKQYVADEITEMRGHLLKYPVSVDRKGKVKPLPGCETFPDMGGNICGSFIAIQENLTI; the protein is encoded by the exons ATGTACAAGTGCTTT AATAAAACAATGCAGATGATGTATGAGACAATTTATGGGGCCTTGAAAGAAGTGGGCCTGGAGGACACATATGAGCCACAAGACTATTTGAACTTCTTTTGCCTTGGTAATCATGAAGTGTCAGACCCAAATCATTTTTCAGATGGAGGTCTAAAGTCAGCAAACACTCCTCAA GTGCTTGCCAAGAAGAATCGGCGTTTCATGATATATGTGCATTCGAAAGGGATGATAGTGGATGATGAATACGTGATACTGGGTTCGGCAAACATCAATCAAAGGTCAATGGAGGGTACTAGAGACACTGAGATTGCAATGGGTGCATACCAGCCCCAGCATACATGGGCAAGAAAGCTCTCTGGACCTCATGGTCAG ATCTATGGCTATAGGATGTCGCTGTGGGCTGAACACACTGGAACACTTGAGGAATGCTTCACTCGTCCAGAGAGCCTTGAATGCATGAAACGAGTCCGGGACATGGGAGAGCAGAACTGGAAACAGTATGTGGCTGATGAGATTACTGAAATGAGGGGCCACCTCCTAAAGTACCCTGTGAGCGTCGACAGAAAAGGCAAGGTGAAGCCTCTTCCTGGATGCGAGACATTCCCAGACATGGGTGGAAATATTTGTGGATCTTTTATTGCCATTCAAGAAAATCTTACAATCTAA
- the LOC105054163 gene encoding LOW QUALITY PROTEIN: uncharacterized protein (The sequence of the model RefSeq protein was modified relative to this genomic sequence to represent the inferred CDS: inserted 2 bases in 2 codons) encodes MADDEVVFLGETLESLLEASKTPEGRWRLASGTLDAILRLPSFPPHTLLQYLRLLRNLCAGEGANQDSFIESGGPDRIAAVLLGPPPAPPEILRAGLQLLGNVALAGEAHRSAVWARFFWSGFLELARVREPGVCDPLCMVLDTCCSSDGGRPRLEELCGGERGLPILLEIITTASTAGHHEEWLEWLLSKVCIEEPYFSLLFSKLGRSNVSCNSSDVGYQYNIFTHEQAFLLGVLSKCLTERPEDIAVSNDFALNILEVLKAASTIVDFTSRGSSALPTGSPAIDVXGYSLAILRDICAWENPISPATEAPIDXLLSACFLELLLSYLRQLELPSTVRKSMVHVKDQIIQPSITDSSKVCPYKGYRRDVVSVIGNCLHRRKQFQDETRLLNGIPLLLQQCVVDEDNPFLREWGLLAVRNLLEGNEENQCAVAQLELQEPVITPEIAGLGLKVEVDKDSGRAKLVNIS; translated from the exons ATGGCCGACGACGAGGTGGTCTTTTTGGGAGAAACGCTAGAATCTCTCCTAGAAGCTTCGAAGACCCCGGAGGGCCGCTGGCGTCTCGCCTCCGGAACCCTAGACGCCATCCTCCGCCTCCCTTCCTTCCCTCCTCACACCCTCCTCCAATACCTCCGCCTCCTTAGAAACCTCTGCGCCGGCGAGGGCGCCAACCAGGACTCCTTCATCGAATCCGGCGGCCCCGACCGGATCGCCGCTGTCCTCCTGGGGCCGCCGCCAGCCCCGCCGGAGATCTTGCGGGCCGGGCTGCAGTTATTGGGGAATGTCGCCCTGGCCGGGGAGGCGCACCGGTCTGCCGTCTGGGCCCGGTTTTTCTGGTCCGGGTTTTTGGAGCTGGCTCGGGTCCGGGAGCCGGGTGTCTGCGATCCTCTGTGCATGGTCTTGGACACGTGCTGTTCCTCCGATGGAGGGCGTCCGAGGTTGGAAGAGCTTTGCGGGGGCGAAAGGGGGCTGCCCATCCTCCTGGAGATCATCACAACGGCTTCCACTG CTGGTCATCATGAAGAGTGGTTGGAGTGGCTACTCTCTAAAGTTTGCATCGAGGAGCCATATTTTTCCCTTTTGTTTTCAAAATTAGGCCGATCAAATGTGTCATGTAACTCTAGTGATGTTGGATACCAATATAACATATTTACCCACGAGCAGGCATTCCTTTTGGGTGTGCTTTCGAAATGCTTGACTGAGAGACCTGAAGATATCGCTGTTTCTAATGATTTTGCACTCAATATTCTGGAAGTCTTGAAGGCTGCTTCTACAATAGTGGATTTTACTTCCCGAGGTAGCTCTGCTCTTCCAACTGGTTCTCCTGCAATTGATG CTGGATACTCACTTGCCATTTTGAGGGATATATGTGCTTGGGAGAATCCTATATCACCAGCCACTGAGGCCCCCATTG TCTTACTCTCAGCTTGCTTTCTGGAACTTCTTTTGAGTTATCTACGTCAGCTTGAGCTCCCATCAACAGTCAGAAAATCTATGGTTCATGTAAAAGACCAAATAATACAACCATCAATAACTGATTCTTCAAAGGTCTGCCCATACAAAGGATATCGGAGAGATGTTGTTTCTGTGATTGGCAATTGTCTACACCGAAGAAAGCAATTTCAGGATGAGACTAGACTGCTGAATGGGATTCCATTGCTGTTGCAGCAGTGTGTTGTTGATGAGGATAATCCATTCTTGAGGGAATGGGGATTGCTGGCTGTAAGGAATCTGCTGGAAGGAAATGAGGAAAACCAATGTGCGGTAGCTCAACTTGAGCTGCAAGAGCCTGTCATCACACCTGAAATTGCTGGATTAGGTCTAAAAGTGGAGGTAGACAAGGATAGTGGACGTGCAAAGCTGGTCAATATTTCATAA